In a genomic window of Pieris brassicae chromosome 7, ilPieBrab1.1, whole genome shotgun sequence:
- the LOC123712133 gene encoding uncharacterized protein LOC123712133 isoform X1, protein MLKIGTFLTFAVALSSAVPTNILELDLTPEEAQKYLNSPPFTEPKLAGRTAVLPLIKYNDARFRSAEAGPTLGHYWKNGHEIENPDDYVEEVYDASQFHGQDGLGAYAYGYETPESSKVENKVRSGDVSGSYTYRAGNTNDLIKVRYWADSQGFHQEDNIPKVVLQPVQEAEDVRQARLAHEKAWQEAAAAARVQPDPQYVHRLLRGEYNPQIDYQPAASEQQGAYAAPSQVTQAREGKAYYGSQGSYQPGQAYPTPLPERLEEPEPTGPPRGFFYAFNYPTSILVAKKDQAGAPINPGYPIDQDSVSIQAKHY, encoded by the exons ATGCTGAAAATCGGAACTTTTTTGACTTTCGCT GTGGCTTTAAGCAGCGCAGTCCCAACGAACATCTTGGAACTGGACTTGACGCCTGAAGAGGCCCAGAAGTATCTCAACAGTCCACCCTTCACAGAGCCCAAGCTCGCTGGACGTACTGCTGTTCTACCTTTG ATCAAATACAATGACGCAAGGTTTCGTTCAGCCGAGGCAGGACCAACACTAGGGCATTACTGGAAGAACGGACATGAAATTGAGAATCCTGATGACTATGTTGAGGAG GTATACGACGCATCTCAATTCCATGGCCAAGACGGTTTAGGCGCATACGCATATGGCTACGAGACCCCTGAATCATCGAAAGTAGAGAACAAAGTAAGATCCGGTGACGTCTCCGGATCATACACATACCGCGCAGGCAACACCAACGATTTGATCAAG GTCCGCTACTGGGCTGACAGCCAAGGCTTCCACCAAGAAGACAACATTCCCAAAGTGGTCTTGCAACCAGTGCAGGAAGCTGAAGATGTACGTCAAGCTCGTCTTGCCCACGAGAAGGCTTGGCAAGAAGCCGCAGCTGCCGCGAGGGTGCAACCCGACCCTCAGTATGTCCACAGACTGTTACG AGGTGAATACAACCCCCAAATCGACTACCAACCAGCCGCGTCAGAGCAGCAAGGAGCGTATGCTGCACCTAGCCAGGTAACCCAGGCCCGTGAAGGCAAGGCGTACTATGGATCGCAGGGCTCATACCAGCCTGGTCAGGCCTACCCTACTCCTCTTCCTGAAAGGCTCGAAGAACCGGAACCTAcc GGTCCACCCCGTGGCTTCTTCTACGCCTTCAACTACCCAACATCAATCCTCGTTGCAAAGAAGGATCAAGCAGGTGCCCCAATCAACCCAGGATACCCAATTGATCAAGACTCAGTGTCTATCCAAGCTAAacattattag
- the LOC123712133 gene encoding uncharacterized protein LOC123712133 isoform X2 has product MLKIGTFLTFAVALSSAVPTNILELDLTPEEAQKYLNSPPFTEPKLAGRTAVLPLIKYNDARFRSAEAGPTLGHYWKNGHEIENPDDYVEEVYDASQFHGQDGLGAYAYGYETPESSKVENKVRSGDVSGSYTYRAGNTNDLIKVRYWADSQGFHQEDNIPKVVLQPVQEAEDVRQARLAHEKAWQEAAAAARVQPDPQGEYNPQIDYQPAASEQQGAYAAPSQVTQAREGKAYYGSQGSYQPGQAYPTPLPERLEEPEPTGPPRGFFYAFNYPTSILVAKKDQAGAPINPGYPIDQDSVSIQAKHY; this is encoded by the exons ATGCTGAAAATCGGAACTTTTTTGACTTTCGCT GTGGCTTTAAGCAGCGCAGTCCCAACGAACATCTTGGAACTGGACTTGACGCCTGAAGAGGCCCAGAAGTATCTCAACAGTCCACCCTTCACAGAGCCCAAGCTCGCTGGACGTACTGCTGTTCTACCTTTG ATCAAATACAATGACGCAAGGTTTCGTTCAGCCGAGGCAGGACCAACACTAGGGCATTACTGGAAGAACGGACATGAAATTGAGAATCCTGATGACTATGTTGAGGAG GTATACGACGCATCTCAATTCCATGGCCAAGACGGTTTAGGCGCATACGCATATGGCTACGAGACCCCTGAATCATCGAAAGTAGAGAACAAAGTAAGATCCGGTGACGTCTCCGGATCATACACATACCGCGCAGGCAACACCAACGATTTGATCAAG GTCCGCTACTGGGCTGACAGCCAAGGCTTCCACCAAGAAGACAACATTCCCAAAGTGGTCTTGCAACCAGTGCAGGAAGCTGAAGATGTACGTCAAGCTCGTCTTGCCCACGAGAAGGCTTGGCAAGAAGCCGCAGCTGCCGCGAGGGTGCAACCCGACCCTCA AGGTGAATACAACCCCCAAATCGACTACCAACCAGCCGCGTCAGAGCAGCAAGGAGCGTATGCTGCACCTAGCCAGGTAACCCAGGCCCGTGAAGGCAAGGCGTACTATGGATCGCAGGGCTCATACCAGCCTGGTCAGGCCTACCCTACTCCTCTTCCTGAAAGGCTCGAAGAACCGGAACCTAcc GGTCCACCCCGTGGCTTCTTCTACGCCTTCAACTACCCAACATCAATCCTCGTTGCAAAGAAGGATCAAGCAGGTGCCCCAATCAACCCAGGATACCCAATTGATCAAGACTCAGTGTCTATCCAAGCTAAacattattag